The genomic interval TCATCTACTCTGCCAGCTCGGCACAGAGATTTAACTAATGAGTTATAACCAGCTTGTTCATTGAACCCTCTACTAATCAGAGATTTCATAGACTTCTTTGCATTCACTAACTGTTTGGACTCACACAAAGAAGAAAGATAAATATCAAGCATCTCTTTGTCTGGCATGTATCCTACTTTGATCATTTCTCGGAATAATTTGACTGCTTCATTGATCTTTCGACCTTTCTTGGCACAGAGATACACGATAAGACACTTATAAGTACTTCCATTTGGCTGATAACCACTGTTTTTCATCTCTTGGAAAACATCTAATGCCATTTTAGTTAGACCTGCTTGGCCATACTGACATAACATAATTGTCCATGTATTAGATGTTATTTCCAAATTTCTTCTGTTCATTTCTCTGAAAAGATATCGCATTTGCTTAAAATCTTTCGCACTTCCCATCACTTTGATTGCTGTGTTGTAGGTTTCTGCAGTGTGGACATAACCGGGCTTTCCGCCAATCCATGAAAAGAATTGCAGAGCTGCACGGCTGTATCGTTGACAACCACAAAGAATGGCCCCAACTAGTTGTGGTGTAAAATTAATAGTGCATCTCTCTAGATCTTCTTGAATAGTGCTCCAGTCAGTGGAAGAGCAAATAATTCTGCGTACTTCCTTAAGATCAGCATCATCGACAATTGTTGCCTCAGAAGATGCAACAGACTCAGGTGAGTAGTTTGAAATTTCATGTCCATGATCAACGCATTGATGATCTGATGATTGGAGAGACAGTTCATGTTCTTGGTAATCAAGTTTGTACAATCTACATATCTGTTTCACTTTCCTAGCCTTCTCCAACTCACCAATTTTGTTTAGAGAAGCAATGGCCAAATTAAATAAAACATCACTAGCATTTACTCCGGAACTCGACATTTCTTCCAAAAGCTTAACAGCTTCTAGGGGCTTGCAAACTTGACAAAGTTCACTGACAAAGACAGAATAAGCTTCACTAGTAGGTTTTCTTCCATTCATCTTCATGGTCTCAAAAACTTCCCAGGCTTTAGAAATTTGATAGTGTTGAACATGACCAGCAACCATATCTGTAATTGTTGCACTATCTGGCTCGATACCATTTCTCAACATTTCTTCATAAAGTGTGCATGCTGTTTGATAATCACCTGATCTAAAGAGCTCTTGAATCATCTCAGTATAAGTTGAAAGCATTGACTGGCAATCAAATTTTCTCATATCTCCCAACAACTCCAATGGCTTTGTAATATCACCTTTTTTTAggaaacaatcaatcaaacagtcATACAACCTACCATTTGCAGGCGAATTTGGTTCAACACCCTTAACGACGTCCATGGTCTGATCCATCATTCCTACCCTGCACAAACCCTTCACTAAGGTTTCACAGGCATCAGAATCAACAACCAAGCTTTTGTTCTTGATATCCTCAAACAGTTGTTTGGCTTCTTCGATTTTTCCAGAATCACAAAAGCTCCTCAGGATGCACATATAAACCTCACTTTCTGGGACCTGTAACGTCTTCATCATATCAACTCCAACCAATCTAACTGAGGCCACATCACCTGAACTCGCTAAACAGTCCATAAGCATTTTATAGAACTTCTTCTTGACCACCATGTTCTTGGACGTCATTTCTTTGTAAAACTCTAATGCCAGATCTGCTTGATTTGAGTTACATAAAGTGAAAAGAATTGCTTCATAGATTTTGAGATCACCTTCGCAGCCAGATTTCTTCATTGCCTCAAATGCACGCAAAGCTTTGCCAATCTGCTTTGCTTTACCATAATGGGATATCAAGGCAGTCCAAGTCTTGAGGTTCTTAGGACACAACTCCTCATCCATTTCACCCACCAACTTCTTCACCAAATTGAAATCCTTAGCTTCTAAAGCAATGCAGATCATCTCATTGTATGTCTCTGTGTTATGGCAAAAGCCCGGCTGAAGCTTGACCCAGTTAAAGAACTGAAGAGCAAAATCCCCAAGTTTCAAGCACTCCTTCAACACCTTTTCTACCACATCTGAACTCCAGGACACACTCAACTCCTCCAAACGCTTTTCCATACGAACCCAAGATGTCTCCGATCGCACAATGTCCATGATCTGTTGAACAATTGCGCCTGTGTCTTCCAGGCAAGGATACTGATATTGCTTTTCTTCTTGCAAACACGCCCCGGGCGCAGTCCCTCCACCATTCGTATAACTCGTACTCTCGCCGGCAATTTGACAAACACCTGGTCGACGACTAAAAGAGCTTCCCCGTTGAGCAAAACCGGCATCAGCAACTTTCAAATACTCAGTAGGAGCGTCAGATTTGGGGGAAACCGCAGGCCCAACGATATCGCTGATCGCTTGGTACAACGGATTAGAAGAGCTCTGTTTTGGTCGGGCGGCCGTCTTCTTCTTCCGGCGAGGCGAGGACTTGTCGGCTGCTCGGGCGTTCGAGGATTTGAACCGACGCAGCAAGCACCGACAAAGCACCGGACCCGACGACGAGAAGAACTGGGAGAGGCGATTGTTCATTGGCTTTCCCGGTGGCGGCTGAAGGTGAGCAAGCGGCAATGTCGACAGAACGAAAAGCCGACCAAGAATTTGACATGCAATTATTTATTCACATTGCTATTTTATATATACACCCTCAGTTTTCCAAACAATATTGTAAACTTTCCACCCTTTGACTGTCAACGTTAATTGACTTTGACTTTTGTACGATTAATCTAGATCTTGTTTATGCGCCACTccatgtttttttaatttttccgcAGGCTGTCCAATGAATTAGAGAGGGACCCATATGGCGGTAAACGACATGAGTCGAGCTAAGTTGTGTCAAATTTTaagatgtttaattttatttaataagataattgAGTTGAGTCAAATTGAGTCGAATTTAAAAtgaactaaatttttaaaatgattattcaattttgacttagtttattttttacgagcttgagcttgtttgaagtttaacttgaacttgattcgtttagatattatagagctctcaattcaagtttagcttGGGCTCGATTCgagcttagttcgtttagatgttattgaactctcaattaaatttatttgattatttaaaatttttaattgtttaattgattattgagtttgataatttaaatttatttatttattttattttattatttattttaacatattgataagaattttattaatggatATAGTTTATGAATATTGTTCACAAATGTTATTCACGAATATTAACTAAACACATGTGTCctagtttatttatttagtttaatgaatTGTCAAGTTGTTTGTTTAATTCATCTCGTGTATATtgaattaatataaataaattcttatcaaGTCGAACACCAAACTTGTTTATAAATATtaggttcatttacaaccctagggACATAATTACTATAATAACATAGTGGATGGACATATATCCTCAGAGAAATACTTATTCCTTCTATCTCCTAGCAATTTgatgattttgatcctataatttATTTTTGTTCATATAATCCGGAAATAAATTTAAGGGACGCTTAAAATTAACATAATCACCGGTA from Zingiber officinale cultivar Zhangliang chromosome 6B, Zo_v1.1, whole genome shotgun sequence carries:
- the LOC121991758 gene encoding putative pentatricopeptide repeat-containing protein At5g06400, mitochondrial codes for the protein MNNRLSQFFSSSGPVLCRCLLRRFKSSNARAADKSSPRRKKKTAARPKQSSSNPLYQAISDIVGPAVSPKSDAPTEYLKVADAGFAQRGSSFSRRPGVCQIAGESTSYTNGGGTAPGACLQEEKQYQYPCLEDTGAIVQQIMDIVRSETSWVRMEKRLEELSVSWSSDVVEKVLKECLKLGDFALQFFNWVKLQPGFCHNTETYNEMICIALEAKDFNLVKKLVGEMDEELCPKNLKTWTALISHYGKAKQIGKALRAFEAMKKSGCEGDLKIYEAILFTLCNSNQADLALEFYKEMTSKNMVVKKKFYKMLMDCLASSGDVASVRLVGVDMMKTLQVPESEVYMCILRSFCDSGKIEEAKQLFEDIKNKSLVVDSDACETLVKGLCRVGMMDQTMDVVKGVEPNSPANGRLYDCLIDCFLKKGDITKPLELLGDMRKFDCQSMLSTYTEMIQELFRSGDYQTACTLYEEMLRNGIEPDSATITDMVAGHVQHYQISKAWEVFETMKMNGRKPTSEAYSVFVSELCQVCKPLEAVKLLEEMSSSGVNASDVLFNLAIASLNKIGELEKARKVKQICRLYKLDYQEHELSLQSSDHQCVDHGHEISNYSPESVASSEATIVDDADLKEVRRIICSSTDWSTIQEDLERCTINFTPQLVGAILCGCQRYSRAALQFFSWIGGKPGYVHTAETYNTAIKVMGSAKDFKQMRYLFREMNRRNLEITSNTWTIMLCQYGQAGLTKMALDVFQEMKNSGYQPNGSTYKCLIVYLCAKKGRKINEAVKLFREMIKVGYMPDKEMLDIYLSSLCESKQLVNAKKSMKSLISRGFNEQAGYNSLVKSLCRAGRVDEALKAAHEMGLHGCTRDQYTYGSIVHALLRAGRFEDALDKIEAMKEAGIPQSAHIYTSLIIHFCSEKNIARAVEIFTKMKDDGCEPTVVTFSALIRGFMNMGMVSDARNIFRRMQLKGPFPDFETYSMFMSCLCKSGKSEEALQLLHEMLDNGIIPSSINFQRVFHGLNREGKQDLARVVLQTKWRLKRERMYSL